The window CTGCTGCAAAAAAACTGTTGCGGAAATATAAGTCGGGGTTTGCTAATGTCTTTGCTCTCTTCATTCAGGAAGTGGAGACCATGGCGATGGAGTGCGATCACGTGGACATCTTGGCTCTGTCGCAGGCCCTGGATATCTGCATCCACATCGTCTCCATGGAGGGCGACGAGCAGCTGttggcccaccacgtcattccAGAAGGTGCTGAACCCTCcctgcacctcctctaccaAACGTCACATTATAACATTCTCTACCCGCGGCCTCAACACTGACCAGAGGCACGCGAGGACTCGGCTCAGGAACATTTACTTTGGTGGAATAAAAATCCCAACTGGGCGTTAAGACACTGGTGAAGACAGATTTTTATAAAAGGCTTGCAGTGAACAGCGACTCGACATttggaaatacattttctttgcaCATTGTGCGATAAGtatttcaattaatttatgTAAAACATTTGCATAAATGAACAATTCCCTACACCATGTTGGAGATGGCCTCTCTAAATACACATTCCATTCACACGTCATTGCGGCTGCTCTTTTTTCTGCTGTTGTGCAACACCTCTCTTTAACTTCTGTTTCTTCTCCTGCATTGAAACCCTGGTGAGGGCGTTTCCACTCCCGGCTTGCGGCATGTGAGGCAGGGACAGCTTTCCCATTTGAGTGGGGTACTTGTTGTAAAACACATTCTTGAACACCGGCTGGGAGATCAGATGCTTCAAATGATTTTTCATCCCCTTCACCGccctctgctgctctctgtcATCGTTTTCGTCCTTCGCCCCGCCTGTGGACATAGATGGTATATTCAGTTGTctgtattttaacattttttaaataaagggaACCTGGTGCAGAACATGTTGCGTAATGTTGGCCTCACCAATTAAAAGATCAtcgtccaggtccaggtccagggccTCGGCTGCTTTTCTGAACCAGGAGTTGTGCTGCTTCTCCTTGCCGTTGTGGAACTCAATCTTCTCTATCTGTCTGGCCAAGTTCACCCGCTCCTGTGGAGAAACACATTCAACAATAAAGAATCAAATGTGATCTCTTGAATGTCACGTAAAGGCTGGACCGAATTGTGGATCTCACCTTGATGGCTTCCATGCATTTGATCTCAATGGGGAACATGGGAAGCTCCTCGTCCTTCCCAAGAGCCTTGTAGATCTTTTTGAAGTTCATCATGTCGTCTGGGCCAATTAGCAGCAAACTCAGACCCTCTTTGGTCGCTCGCGCTGTTCTGCCACTCCGATGGACGTAGGTCTCAGAGGTCCTGGGAACCTGATGTTCACAGGAGGACATGATTCAGTCACACTGAGGCTCTCTTGCGGCATCCAACATGCTGCAGTAGAACGTCGATAGAAAATAGGTCAGTTAACAGAGCAAAGCAGCTGTATTATTTGAAATCAAACATAACATTGCTGCTACATGGCTCAGTATAACATGGTGATGAGTGTTACAGTTAATACGTACCATTGTTTATACAGAACAATACTCATGTATGCTGTGCACAAAGCTTACCTGGTAGTGAATGACATGCTCAACGTTTGGGATATCCAGTCCCCGAGCGGCCACATCCGTCGTCAGCAGAACACAACTGAGGAGGACATTTGTATACCGTGTCAAATGTCAATTCAGGAAGCAATGAGTGGATTACACGCCATGGGATGTGACACGGAAGCTGAATAATAAGATCTTTTTCGTAACTACTTAAGTGTCACCTTTAAGACTAGGGAAAACCAACTTTATCTCAGTTACCAATGACTTCTTAGCTCAAAATAAGTAATCTCTATTCGTTTAAatctattgttttttatttcttattttgacCAAGGGAGACCTTGTTAACATGACAGCAACACACAAAGTGCACTCGAGTTGTTTCTCCACCTTGAGTGTAAACTGCAGAGCTTATTCTGTAAATATGCATTATGATCAAACTCAACGATGGAACAAGTCAGGAGAACATAATCCAGGACCTGTTCATGCATACCAGAAGAACCCTGAAGACCGGAGTTGCAGTTCAGActttttttcccatttcatgATAGAAACACACCGACTAACCCGAGGCAAACAGTCAGACTGCTCGTGCAAGTGTAAacctcacctctccctctcagcAAACCGTTCCAGGTTCTTGAAGCGTTGCTTCTGGTGCATGTTGGCATGAAGGGGCAGCGGAGTCCGGTCCATGATAACCAGCAGAGAGTTCAGTCTCTTGATACAGTCTATGCTGTTGGCAAATACCATGGTGCGGCCGGGATACTGGAGCAGAAAGTAATACAGGTAGaagtccttctcttccttctgacAAAGGATTCGGGTCTCAGTCAGGGTCTCCACAGTTGCCTCCTTCCTGGTCAGGTCAATGATTTTGGGTTTGGACCTGATCCCCACTTTCTCCATGAGAACTTCCAGCTTGCCCCTCTGGTCCAGatgcttcctcttcttcttctgcagaagGCGGGTGGGCAGGCTGCGATCCATGGTCAGTGTGGCCGAGAACACGAACGTCTGCCTCTTGGGATTGAATTGAACGGTGTTCAGCATCTCCAGCAGACTCCCCAGCTCCGCAAAGTGGCCTCTCTCCACCATGCGATCGGCTTCATCGATGACCAGGCACCTGTAGAACAACACAACAAAGGAAAGTCAAAGGGTAgcatgaaaaacaaacagattATCTCTGTGAAGGATCAGCATCAGATACATATTCATCACACAGACTATTCCTGATGTTGATCCAGCTTCCTGTTGGAAAGTCAAGTTCAAGAAAAATAACGTCTGCCTTCAACACACGTTGTTCTGCTGCCTCTGGCTTTTTGTTTGCAAATGATTGAACATGGACCCCTTCAACAATTCACAATAATGTGCATGCCGTCAATGGCAGGTCTCTTTGATCTATTTAGCCTTCTATTGCTGATGTGGTAGTTACGGCCCATAAATTCATTACAGAGCATTTTACACCCTTTATATTACATCCTAGACTGTGCCCTGCATTTGGAAATTAACTTAATGTTGTCTCTCCTTTCCAGCCTATAAAAATCAAAGCACActccatatttatatttatttttcagtgtAAATGTAAACAGGATATTACCGTGTAAATAACATTCAATCTACCTTCAGGAACACAAACCTAATCAAAatctgataaataaataaggaagTAGGGCTCGATGATAATTCAGTGCTCCAGTTTATTAGCTCTCAATGGCATTGTATtgtttttggacttgtttttatgttgatgttctgttttaatgttgtctatcttttatgcttttatcttttattctgtattattttattgttcggtgaccttgggtgacttgaaaggcgcctccaaatgaaatgaaatgtattattatttcacaactacttgtaataaatatatacatagctaatattttattattgacTCAAAGTATATTGATATAAAAAACTATATGTTTTACTGAAATACATCAAGCTTGAGGAAAAGACTTACTTGAGCCGTCTTAAATTCAGCAGATGTGGATGCTTCTCCTGGATCAAGTCCCACAGACGTCCTGGAGTGGCAATCACAATTTCTGGTCTTCGTTTCAGCATCCTCCGTTGTTTCTCTTGTGCCATGCCACCCACCACTATTACTGTTTTGATGTCTACACAAAAGTAACAGAGTATTACTGACATTCATAATTGCGTTCAATttaccaaaacaaaaacatggtaGTCTTAAAACTTGAATGACTTGCCTGTAAATTTTGTGATAGCATCAAGATGGTGCTTGACCTGAACAGCCAGCTCCCTGGTGGGTGTGAGCACCAGTCCAAGTAGAGGCTGAATGCGACCGCCAGcagggtcttcttcttctgcttcagcGGTGGGGTCAAAGTCAAACTCGACATTATCGATTACTTTAACACATCCAagcctctcatcatcatcaccatcatcatcatctttttCTTCGCTGTCATGTTCATCTGCGTCACTCCGATCCTGATCCTGCTCTGCGACGCTTTCAACCTCTTCTCCCTCGTCGTCCATGTTGTCCTCCATGTCTTCTTCTAGTGGGGACTGATCTACATCTGGTAAATACAAACTCTCCACCTCTGTGGTCGATTCAGTGTTGTCATCAACTGGCTTTTCTGAACCGTTCTTCCACTCCATGATGGCGTGGATCATGGGAATACCAAAAGCCAGTGTCTTGCCACTTCCTGTAATGACAATGTTCACATTAGTTTCACGTATGGAAGACATACTGCGATGGGTCAAATACAGAGATATATTGTATCTTACCGGTCTCGGCCGCCCCGAGTATATCCATACGATCCCTGATGGCCGGAGGCAAAGCCAGGGCTTGTATCGGACTCGGTGAGCTAAATCCAAGACTGCTCAGTGCCCTTAGCACTGGAGAGGGGACAAACAAGTCCTTCCAGGCACTTACATCAGCATGTTTGTCGTCAGAGCCAGACATTCCTGCATTCGTCCAATTCTTtatctgctttttgtttttgggatGCTTTGTAGCTTTATCTTGAGtgggtttttctttttccagagATTGAACTTCTGATGTAGACTCCTGGTTGGGCTGCGCCTCTAAGATGTTATCATTTTTTATGCGCGGCTTACGTTTcttttgcttctttttcttACTCTTCTTTGTGGGTTTTAATTGAACAGCAGGTTCTGAACTAATTGCTCTATCTTTAGAGGCATCTTCTGGGATATCTTCTATTTTCTCCTCAGCTGGAGCTACATCCTTCTGTATCGCTTCTTCAGTCGCGTTATCTGCTGCGTCAGATTCCTGTGCAGCtagtttcttatttttcttcttccttttggcTCTCTTCTTGGCTGGTTCAGCTGTTTTCTCTCCTATGTTCTCCACATCTACCTTCTCTCcagcctcctctgcctcactggcCTTTCTCTTCTTCGTTTTATTctgcttcttcatcatcttcttcttctccattgtTGCTTTCTTTTCTCGATCCTTCTGTATCGCTTCTTCAGTCGCATTATCTGCTGGGTCAGATTCCTGTGCAGCtagtttcttatttttcttcttccttttggcTCTCTTCTTGGCTGGTTCAGCTGTTTTCTCTCCTATGTTCTCCACATCTACCTTCTCTCCagtctcctctgcctcactggcCTTTCTCTTCTTCGTTTTATTctgcttcttcatcatcttcttcttctccattgtTGCTTTCTTTTCTGCAATAGCTGCAGCCTTTTCAGCGTCTACAAACCGATAATCTGTCAGCTCTTCAAAACACACCAGACCCTCCATTCCCTCCTCGGAGAAGACACTGGGATCGACCTCTATAGCTTTCCAATTGCCTTTCATGTGGATGCTCCGTTTGGCTGGTCTCATCGGCCCGGAGGACATACGCGTGTTTCTGGGTTTCATCTTCATGATCTTCATGTTCGTTCAAATATATACCGAGTCAAGCCAATACGTTGAATTGCCTCCCTCAACCGGAGCTGTTAAAAGCGTGGCGTTATGTGTGAAGTTAGCCGGCAGCTAACGCTAACTAAGTTCCGACGCACTCTCGCCAACTAATATAGAAAACGCCCGTAAAAATGTCAGACCCAATCGGCGTGGTAAATAATAAACAAGAATGAAGTTACtataagttaaaaaaataacaaaaatattaCTACCTTGACTGGCTTTAGTTCTTTTTATGTCAACATATCGTTACAGACCACGCATGAAACGAGGGCGCCGCCATGACAGTGTTGATCACGTGGTTTGAAAAAACTTTATTAGTCCAACAACGGTTACAGAGgtctatggaagcccgtttctgCCACTGTGAGAACAACAATTAAGGGGCTTCCATAGCAGCCTGATTTCTCTACTGTGATCATATTCATATAATCAGTTATCGATGCATTTCAGAGAAACTAATACTTTAAGACTTTTCTCATCTCACTAAACTCCGTGTTTGAGCTGACATTTCTAATTTAGATTGGATGTGTGACTTCATTTTTAGAAGAcacttttaataaatgttttgtACATTGTAAGTAATGACAAAATTATCATTTAAACCATCTATTAATTTTTAACACTTCCATAATGCCAGTGAAAAATCTGTTGCTGGTGAGCCATCACATAATTTGCACCCTGTGTGCATGTATAATGTTATTAAAAGGCCATGTTTCTCATGTTCTAATAAGCCATCAGAAAAAGTTAAGTTATCCGTATAaatttataaatgtaaataaatcatTGACAaggttttttttacaataatccATCAAGTCTTccgtttttaaattttaatacaTATGTAAAGGTTTATTTCCAGATGTAAAGAGACGACAAGCCAAGGTGTCCTTGTGCTCACATCTCCACTGCTCAATTAGTTTGTGTGTTGCACACATCTTTATCCGAGAGCTGAAATGATTTGATTAAATCCAAAAGAAAGGCACTTGttgctatttttattattataaggaTTACATTAGACAGGCTTATAGAACAAAACAGCACACACTTTCTAAATTTAAGATGAAAAGATGCATCAAAACAGCCATTTAAAAGCTTTAATAAACACAATGTCATATGCTCAAACAACCCATGACTGCTAGTTTTTGGAGGGGTCAATCACCCTGCCCATGAACAGCAGACAGTTTGTGGCTTCGTggtagatgaagaagaaaaacggcCTGTTGACAGTGAAGGTCCTGGGTAAGGAATATGGAGTAATGCCAATTGCTGTGGCCGCGGCTGCAGTGGTTCCTATCTCGTCCACCTCGATCACAGCCTTGTGCAGCACCTGTGATTTTGCAGTagatatttaaacataattaaACATCGGCGGAGGGTGGAACATGCACGCATGCGGTTACATTATGGTGATATGGAAAACTAACCTCTGACACTTTGAGGCCTACTTTCTTAGTCAGCTTTGTCAAATTGGCTGAATTACTGAAGATACTGATCATGCCCATATCTGGAAGAATATTTTGCAGGGAATACGACTCTTCCATCTTGAATTTTGGCATGTGGACTTCCAGTTTGCTGAGAACACAAAGATGACTCACTTGTTATCTGATGCTGTAGGTATTTTATATTATGTTTATTAGGTCTGTATTCACATTTGTTGAAGTGCTTTCTCTTTTGAAAATGTCACAAAGGGCGTATTAGCTCAAATACAACAGAATACAGATGGTAGTAGAAACACTATAGAAGCTCTTCAGGTCGTTGTAAAACATTTTGCACATACATACTTTCGATGCACTTACGTTTTCTGCAGCTTTTGGATCCAGCTGAGGAACCTCTGAGACGTGATCCCATCATCGACGACAGTGTAGTCTACGCCTGCGTTTGGTAGCAGGATAAGCATGGAAACACCTTCCTGATACGGTAGCttcaacactttagcaccaagcTGGATATCTTTCATAGAGTAGAACTTATCCTCTAAAAACATCATCGGCACTTGCACAATATTATAGTTGTCAATGTAGAACGGTGCATTTCGAGTAAAATTGGGGTTGAAAGGCTTCTGCCAGGATCCTGTGGAGGAAATGATACTTTGAGTTTAATGGTGAAACTAAAAGGTCAAACAAAGCCCATAACGACCTTACCGTACACGAGTGATTCAGCTTACCCTGGAAGAAAATGGTGTCGATTAACATGAGATAAGTCGCTGCATCCAGGGTGGAAATCATCTCGGGCACTTTGCCCCGAGTCTTGTTGTTGATAAACTCATTGATGAAGCTGATACTCCCTTTTGTGTCCGCAAAGTCAACACTTTTGAGGTCAGCATAAAAAAATGTCTTCAGTTGATCTTTCAATACGTTCTCTATCTCAAACTGCTGGCGCATAAAGAGGGCCATGCCTTGGTCCAGAGATTCATCCTGTGTGATGTTCTCATGAAGGCGTTGGAAGAGTGTTGGGATAAGCTCTGGCTGGTCAgcctgctccagcttctccagGTTGAGTCCCTTCAGTATTTCCTTGTACGTGTCACCATCGGAAGCCATTAAAAGAGCCGCAAAGCTGGTGGAGATGCTCAGAGGTGAGAAAAATATA of the Pseudoliparis swirei isolate HS2019 ecotype Mariana Trench chromosome 11, NWPU_hadal_v1, whole genome shotgun sequence genome contains:
- the ddx24 gene encoding ATP-dependent RNA helicase DDX24 → MKIMKMKPRNTRMSSGPMRPAKRSIHMKGNWKAIEVDPSVFSEEGMEGLVCFEELTDYRFVDAEKAAAIAEKKATMEKKKMMKKQNKTKKRKASEAEETGEKVDVENIGEKTAEPAKKRAKRKKKNKKLAAQESDPADNATEEAIQKDREKKATMEKKKMMKKQNKTKKRKASEAEEAGEKVDVENIGEKTAEPAKKRAKRKKKNKKLAAQESDAADNATEEAIQKDVAPAEEKIEDIPEDASKDRAISSEPAVQLKPTKKSKKKKQKKRKPRIKNDNILEAQPNQESTSEVQSLEKEKPTQDKATKHPKNKKQIKNWTNAGMSGSDDKHADVSAWKDLFVPSPVLRALSSLGFSSPSPIQALALPPAIRDRMDILGAAETGSGKTLAFGIPMIHAIMEWKNGSEKPVDDNTESTTEVESLYLPDVDQSPLEEDMEDNMDDEGEEVESVAEQDQDRSDADEHDSEEKDDDDGDDDERLGCVKVIDNVEFDFDPTAEAEEEDPAGGRIQPLLGLVLTPTRELAVQVKHHLDAITKFTDIKTVIVVGGMAQEKQRRMLKRRPEIVIATPGRLWDLIQEKHPHLLNLRRLKCLVIDEADRMVERGHFAELGSLLEMLNTVQFNPKRQTFVFSATLTMDRSLPTRLLQKKKRKHLDQRGKLEVLMEKVGIRSKPKIIDLTRKEATVETLTETRILCQKEEKDFYLYYFLLQYPGRTMVFANSIDCIKRLNSLLVIMDRTPLPLHANMHQKQRFKNLERFAERESCVLLTTDVAARGLDIPNVEHVIHYQVPRTSETYVHRSGRTARATKEGLSLLLIGPDDMMNFKKIYKALGKDEELPMFPIEIKCMEAIKERVNLARQIEKIEFHNGKEKQHNSWFRKAAEALDLDLDDDLLIGGAKDENDDREQQRAVKGMKNHLKHLISQPVFKNVFYNKYPTQMGKLSLPHMPQAGSGNALTRVSMQEKKQKLKRGVAQQQKKEQPQ
- the serpina10b gene encoding protein Z-dependent protease inhibitor isoform X2 — its product is MMVHKMTMGFMLILSCLGFLAPVRQAHLQSATIADLSFQNMDFAMNLYKKISNYHDENIFFSPLSISTSFAALLMASDGDTYKEILKGLNLEKLEQADQPELIPTLFQRLHENITQDESLDQGMALFMRQQFEIENVLKDQLKTFFYADLKSVDFADTKGSISFINEFINNKTRGKVPEMISTLDAATYLMLIDTIFFQGSWQKPFNPNFTRNAPFYIDNYNIVQVPMMFLEDKFYSMKDIQLGAKVLKLPYQEGVSMLILLPNAGVDYTVVDDGITSQRFLSWIQKLQKTKLEVHMPKFKMEESYSLQNILPDMGMISIFSNSANLTKLTKKVGLKVSEVLHKAVIEVDEIGTTAAAATAIGITPYSLPRTFTVNRPFFFFIYHEATNCLLFMGRVIDPSKN
- the serpina10b gene encoding protein Z-dependent protease inhibitor isoform X1 codes for the protein MVVQRKPQNMMVHKMTMGFMLILSCLGFLAPVRQAHLQSATIADLSFQNMDFAMNLYKKISNYHDENIFFSPLSISTSFAALLMASDGDTYKEILKGLNLEKLEQADQPELIPTLFQRLHENITQDESLDQGMALFMRQQFEIENVLKDQLKTFFYADLKSVDFADTKGSISFINEFINNKTRGKVPEMISTLDAATYLMLIDTIFFQGSWQKPFNPNFTRNAPFYIDNYNIVQVPMMFLEDKFYSMKDIQLGAKVLKLPYQEGVSMLILLPNAGVDYTVVDDGITSQRFLSWIQKLQKTKLEVHMPKFKMEESYSLQNILPDMGMISIFSNSANLTKLTKKVGLKVSEVLHKAVIEVDEIGTTAAAATAIGITPYSLPRTFTVNRPFFFFIYHEATNCLLFMGRVIDPSKN